In one Fundulus heteroclitus isolate FHET01 chromosome 3, MU-UCD_Fhet_4.1, whole genome shotgun sequence genomic region, the following are encoded:
- the sh3bp5la gene encoding SH3-binding domain protein 5-like, a, which produces MEPGDLRESPAGSGESDAGDWREVTPGGDEKDSEANGTKAENALRDACDEGDGERGVREHLHSPYEEELDPRIQEELEHLNEASAEINKLELELDDARSAYRKILTESARKLNAQSSQLGGCIEKARPYYEARRLAKEAQQETQKAALSYERAVSMHTAAREMVYVAEQGLMADGKNTLDPTWQEMLNHATSKVNEAEEERIRSEREHMRVTHACQEAEARVQTLQKSLKRVILKSKPYFELKSQLNHILEEHKTKVLQLEQNVSKVKTRYSIALRNLEQISEQIHAQRGRDPAEGGPPSGCSGRSPPVGAESDARVQEEGGACGGDAGGKDRLDAALDLVVDRYKETETERERAGSDSLSVYSLQTIASDLEKYDSVEHLGNLSDVGSVTGDEGEKERGGMSKRDTFMETGAKERQQLYSKQHHRSFSL; this is translated from the exons ATGGAGCCGGGCGACTTGCGGGAAAGCCCCGCTGGCTCCGGGGAGTCGGATGCGGGGGACTGGAGGGAGGTTACTCCCGGCGGGGATGAGAAGGATTCCGAGGCGAACGGGACAAAGGCGGAAAATGCGCTGAGAGACGCCTGCGATGAGGGCGACGGCGAGAGAGGCGTCAGGGAGCACCTGCACAGCCCGTATGAGGAGGAGCTGGACCCCCGGATCCAG GAAGAGTTGGAGCACCTCAACGAGGCCAGCGCAGAAATCAACAAACTGGAACTGGAACTGGAC GATGCCAGGTCGGCGTACAGGAAGATCCTCACCGAGTCTGCCAGGAAGCTGAACGCCCAGAGCTCTCAGCTCGGCGGCTGTATCGAAAAAGCAAGACCGTACTATGAAGCTCGACGGCTCGCAAAGGAG GCTCAGCAGGAGACCCAGAAGGCAGCTCTGAGCTACGAGCGCGCCGTTTCCATGCACACTGCTGCCAGGGAGATGGTGTACGTGGCGGAACAGGGCCTGATGGCTGACGGGAAGAACACGCTGGATCCCACCTGGCAGGAGATGCTCAACCACGCCACCTCCAAG GTGAACGAAGCCGAGGAGGAACGAATCCGCAGCGAGAGGGAACACATGCGCGTGACACACGCCTGTCAGGAGGCCGAGGCCCGGGTCCAGACTCTGCAGAAGTCCCTGAAGAGGGTCATCCTGAAGTCCAAACCATACTTTGAGCTCAAGTCTCAGCTCAACCACATCCTGGAG GAGCACAAAACCAAGGTTCTGCAGCTGGAGCAGAACGTCTCCAAGGTAAAGACGCGCTACTCCATCGCCCTGAGGAACCTGGAGCAGATCAGCGAGCAGATCCACGCTCAGCGGGGGAGGGACCCGGCCGAGGGCGGGCCCCCCTCCGGCTGCAGCGGGCGCAGCCCCCCAGTGGGAGCCGAGTCCGACGCCAGAGTCCAGGAGGAGGGCGGGGCCTGCGGCGGCGACGCCGGCGGGAAGGACCGGCTGGACGCGGCCTTGGACCTGGTGGTGGACCGGTACaaggagacggagacggagaggGAGCGAGCCGGCTCGGACTCGCTCTCCGTCTACAGCCTGCAGACCATCGCCTCCGACCTGGAGAAGTACGACTCGGTGGAGCACCTGGGCAACCTGAGCGACGTGGGCAGCGTGACCGGGGACGAGGGGGAGAAGGAGAGAGGAGGCATGAGTAAAAGGGACACGTTCATGGAGACGGGCGCCAAGGAGCGCCAGCAGCTGTACTCCAAGCAGCACCACAGAAGCTTCAGCTTGTGA
- the LOC105919148 gene encoding uncharacterized protein LOC105919148 → MASTPSASALSAVLRCRGNIWSRNPPTKRPASAAYSLGLAGGTRGDSPAERSGSSRASEWRILPRGERLVSAGGLSVSCRWDGGENDASVGEVFRENQKLCIVSKLSRSSQPAAPGGRDALLHQLLLSLSSSLQGGDKLSKIIQVIIPEASAARRVSVQLPAGVLKLSITSQLKVQNPGSPLTSLVSWLIFSKRLTKLISADLRQENTQVHESSEKGCCCCSEEMTHDRPD, encoded by the exons ATGGCCTCCACCCCCTCCGCCTCCGCCCTGTCCGCCGTGCTCCGCTGCAGGGGCAATATCTGGAGCAGGAACCCTCCGACCAAGCGGCCTGCCTCGGCGGCGTACAGCCTCGGACTGGCGGGCGGGACGCGCGGCGACTCCCCGGCGGAGCGCAGCGGGTCGTCCCGGGCGTCAGAGTGGAGGATTCTCCCCCGCGGGGAGCGCCTGGTGTCGGCAGGAGGGCTGTCCGTCTCCTGCAGGTGGGACGGTGGAGAGAATGACGCTTCGGTGGGGGAAGTTTTCAGGGAAAATCAGAAGTTATGCATTGTTTCCAAACTTTCCCGATCCTCGCAGCCTGCCGCCCCCGGTGGCCGGGACGCGCTACTGCACCAGCTGCTGCTCAGCCTGTCTTCCAGCCTGCAGGGAGGAGACAAGCTCTCCAAGATAATCCAGGTTATTATACCTGAAGCATCAGCTGCACGTAGAGTGTCTGTGCAGCTGCCAGCCGGAGTCCTGAAGCTCTCCATCACCTCTCAGTTGAAGGTGCAAAACCCCGGCTCACCCCTCACCTCTTTGGTGTCCTGGCTCATCTTTTCCAAACGACTGACGAAGCTGATCAGCGCTGACCTACGACAG GAAAACACACAAGTCCACGAGTCCTCAGAaaaaggctgctgctgctgctctgaagAGATGACCCATGACCGACCTGACTGA
- the rnf183 gene encoding E3 ubiquitin-protein ligase RNF183, with product MSGQGEGSGGEGSRGTKMPQNVKPKPNQPPQNRKEDFFWKEKSQKVRRSRSSDSERAERGRRRERDRNQRERRPRGRSEETRRRDGKDGDGRQQKPVDVVQDTECAVCFCSYDNIFKTPKLLACGHTFCLECLARINVTSPEIKTLCCPVCRLLTELPHGRDLPRLGNNQEIIGKLPAEMQRALSIRFKRSKGKLELKHRPAHSKPNVLALPRKKPDPQPPAGGGSLSAVEEGAATATAVDVGRPPSRMRGRIRRLFHSDQCYYVVVASIITITVALMLVGILAFVIIPNVQIFHRPVGPGNSTGQPSSDSGEDFGP from the coding sequence ATGAGCGGTCAGGGTGAGGGAAGTGGAGGAGAAGGGAGCCGCGGGACCAAGATGCCCCAAAACGTCAAACCCAAACCCAACCAGCCGCCGCAGAACCGCAAAGAGGACTTCTTCTGGAAGGAGAAGTCCCAGAAGGTCAGGCGCTCCAGGAGCAGCGACTCGGAGAGGGCGGAGAGAGGCAGGAGGCGAGAGCGGGACAGGAACCAGAGAGAGCGGCGTCCCCGGGGACGCAGCGAGGAGACCCGCAGACGGGACGGGAAGGACGGGGACGGGAGGCAGCAGAAGCCCGTGGACGTGGTGCAGGACACGGAGTGTGCGGTGTGCTTCTGCTCCTACGACAACATCTTCAAGACCCCCAAGCTGCTGGCGTGCGGCCACACCTTCTGCCTGGAGTGCCTGGCCCGCATCAACGTCACGTCCCCGGAGATCAAGACGCTGTGCTGCCCCGTGTGCCGCCTGCTCACCGAGCTGCCCCACGGCCGGGACCTGCCCCGCCTGGGCAACAACCAGGAGATCATCGGCAAGCTGCCGGCCGAGATGCAGCGGGCGCTCTCCATCCGCTTCAAGCGCAGCAAGGGCAAGCTGGAGCTGAAGCACCGCCCTGCCCACAGCAAGCCCAACGTCCTCGCTCTGCCCAGGAAGAAGCCCGACCCCCAGCCGCCCGCAGGCGGCGGCAGCCTGAGCGCCGTGGAGGAGGGGGCGGCCACGGCGACCGCGGTGGACGTCGGGAGACCCCCGAGCCGGATGAGAGGCCGCATCCGCCGCTTGTTCCACTCGGACCAGTGCTACTACGTGGTGGTGGCGTCCATCATCACCATCACGGTGGCGCTGATGCTGGTGGGCATCCTGGCCTTCGTCATCATCCCCAACGTGCAAATCTTCCACAGACCCGTCGGACCCGGAAACTCAACGGGTCAGCCTTCATCCGACAGCGGGGAGGACTTTGGTCCCTGA